One Argentina anserina chromosome 6, drPotAnse1.1, whole genome shotgun sequence genomic window, AAACTGATTTTCCTCCTGAAAATCTCACAATGCAGAAGTCtgattatgaattcattgtggtaaaacaagaaattaatggTCAAGCAATCCTGGTTAGTGACAGAACTCCCAAGTCTAATGACCACTTGTACATGGGTGATTGTGATGCCTGCCTTCAGTGCCTTGTCACAATTTTTGTATATCAAGTTATCAATCTCGTTACTCGTgccttataagttataactaGGACTTAATCTTCTGCTAATTCATCTGTAACTTTTTACAGCCTGAAAAAATTTCTATAGTCTGATGTACAAGATTGAATATTCTCTGTTGTCATGAATATCATATGTACATCCTATACATTTGTGAAAAACAAGCATTTTATACACTTCCATTGAGGGGTTTATTTTTCTACTGCAGGCACTGTGTCATGCTCTTCCCATGCAGTATGTGTCAGTTCCAAAGCTTGAGAGCAAGCTCAGAAGAGAAGTAAATCAGAACATGGTGAAAAAATGGCACAAGAAGGTTTTGTTGAAGCCAAAGTTACGGAAGGCTAGGTGAGTAACTTGTGCAGGTTCAAGTTGAAAAGTTTTGTACTCATCTATCCTGGATCACATTTTGTCCAACTGCTGAAACCATTTACTGTTTAAACCAGGAAAGCGTGTTATCCGTTCTGATGTTAGAAAAGACTTATGGAAGTCCAGAAAGCATTGAATTATGATGCAATGGTAATTCTATTAAACATGTCGAGAGATTTTTCCATTACACTAAAATCTTTCTGATATTTTTCACCTTGGACCTGTAGACGAACTTGTGGTTCAAAGCAAGTCAAATCATCAAGATGTTCATCCAATGGGTGAGAAAGCCGAAATATTTTTTAGCATTTAAACTGAGTATAAGCCTCTTGGTTGTTACTTTACATTAGCAGTTTAGCTTATATGTACAAAATGCTTTTGTTAACAGGAAGTAACCATAGAGACATCCACTCTATTGGAATCGATCTCACTCGCATGAGAACAAATAAGGCCTAATTCACAGGAATATAGTCCAAATAATAGTGAGCAGACTCTTCAAAAACAAAGTGGGAGGGAAACACTCCCAGAAGCAGGGCTCAGGTAAGACTGTATCACTCAAATTTCTACCCTGTCTAACCCTTTGATTTCATGCTTAATTTCTGGTGCAACTGAACTGGTGATAAACACAATTTTCTCTACAACTGTGCAGCCAGTAGTTTTGAGAGAGAGCTTTGCATACGGAAATGATCAAACCAGAGCAAATGGCAATACAAACCACTGTGATGATGGTGATAGAGACAGTCCACCCAAGGCAAGTGTTCCAGGAAAACAAGCTTGTGTGAATATGACCCCGTACTCCCTTTTTTGCCATATTTGTAATTCACCAGCATAATGCCTAATGACAAACTTTCAGTGCTTCATTTCCTCTTCTGCAGGTGAAGGAGCCTATTCTCCAGTACGCAAAGCGCCAAAGATCTCAAGATGTTTGAAGATTCTCGGCATTTTAAGCCAGTAATGTTTCCGCCTATAGCTGTCCcttttcaactttcaagtagGAAAGATCTGTCATAACCGTTGTAAGGCAAACATGTTATGACTTTTGTCTTTGATCAGCTCGTTCCATGGGCCTGGATTATGCTCTTATTGTGGCTAATTGCCTCATTTCAGCTAAAAAAATCCCCGGAGGATGTGGTGCATTGGTCTGCCGCTTTCCTGCTTCGGCAAGGTAGACTCCAAGCTGCATCCTTCTCTTCTATTAACTGGTCTTGGACCAGTAGGGAGACTAATCAAGCTGCTGACCTTGTGGAATGCCCTTCAGACTGGTGCCTGAAGCTGCCTCATGTTTCAGTGGCTGATGCTGTTTCTGCCCCTCCATAAGGGATTTGTTAATTTCATGGCTCTCGTTGtcgggttttttttgttttgtttcataATAGATCCttacctttaaaaaaaaagaattggaaagaaacaAGTTTGGTCAACTCCAAattgaagggaaaaaaaatcactacagAAAGACATTTGGGAAGTGAGATTAAATACCCAAAAGAAGTGGTGCTGGAAGACAAGTTAGGAACATGGTGAACTCGATCTAgtgttgtttttcttgttggaTCCACACGTCATGTTTATACAAGATTAATTTTGGCGAGAAGATGTACGGATCTTGGGCCTGTACTTATGGACTcgattgtttttcttgtttccgCACTGCTGAGAAACCCTCACTTCCATGTGATGGAAATTCTTGTGCGACAGTCATGATCGACCTGAAACAAACATGGCTGCAGGACGACATGATTGACCTGCCTCAGTAACTAGCAAGGAACTCAAATGCCAACTATCTATATATCAGATCGGTAAATGTGGACAATGGTCATAAAACAGGAACAAGATATGCACCTGAAGATAATCCATCTATGAATATCCCTGAGAAACGAGAATAacttttttaaaagaaaacagGTAAACAACAATCATTTGCCAAAACCTCAATTAAAATGGAGGAGAGTTTAGAACTGCTATTACAATATACAAAGAGCATTAGCTACTTGCGATTCGGCAAGGTCATGAATAGAAGAACAACCTGGCCGGCTGTTGCTAcatcaacaaatataactcGAAGAGGAAGGACGGAGAATCAATACCTGCAGACACTACCATGGCCACAGACAATCAATTCAGTCCTTCCCTTGGAGCATCTAGCGTACAACCGTACACAGAACCATAGCTGGAGCATGTGCAGCAATGAACCAATATCAACCTCAACACCATGAACACATATAATGACATCTTCAACTGTCAGAACATGAACCAAGTTACACACGTCTTTTGTACTATGCATAATTGTACATGAACCAAAGTCTCTGGAAACAAGGATTTTGGTGTCGCATCTGGAATTCAAGTTATTCCATCTAATGTAAGATCGATAATTAATCTTCAGCGGCTGACAGATTAGCAAGCAATGGTATCAGTCATTTATAATAGATTGGACTGTACTGAAAATATCAAACTAAAGACTTGAAAAACCATCCAAACTCAACCCCTGAAACCAATTTCCATTTGATAACTTGAATATAGTTAAAATTCATACTCCATCAATCATGTACTTCTCGACAAGGCTGCTTCAATGCAAACATAGTGTTCCTTTttcaaaatagtttaaataaaCATTGTGTTTTGAGGCAATTGAAGCTCATTCATACGAGTCCATTTTTTGACACAATAGATGGCCTTAGCAAGCAGTAGGCATATATCAATCTGAAGATGCAAACAATGAATACTGTACTAGTCTAGCTGATTAAGAAGTAATATCATCAAATGTTTAAGTATACATATGAAGTTACAATCAAGCATCGCATGCATGTTGTTGATAGGACAGTACAGAGTCGCAGACTGGCAGAAAGACTAGATCAATTTGCAGATGACATGATGATGACTTGAATTTCAGACTCGAGATTCCTTTGTGCATGGTTCATCCATGAATTAAGATAAGATGACCTAAAGTAAGATAAGAAGATTAGCAATTTCATATTGACGGAAAGAAAATCACAAGACGGGACAGACAGAAAGTAGTGAAGTTCAATAGATTGATTACCAGAGAGAATGAAGCGGCAAACGAGTCGGGTGATGATAAGTTCTAAGATGAActcaatcttcttcttcctcctatTCTTGTTGGATCCGGACTCCGTCTTTTTGTAAAAACTTCCAATCATTTTGGACAATTTGGATGTTTGGGATGTGAGAGATGTTGGCCCACTCCGTGCCTCCTCTGTTTTCGAGACTGTCCGAGAGAATCGGGCTATCAATGATTCTCAAATTCTGGAGCGGCGTCCTCCGAAGGAAGTCTGGCAGTGTCTTCAGCTCGTAACAGTCTTCAATATGTAAAGTAGAAAGGCATGGCATAACCTTGATACCTGCTGCAAGTGAATCTTCACTCAACCCAGCTGCCATTCCTTCCCACTCCTCCCACTCCAGCAGGCCAATGAACTCGAGGTGCTTGAGATTTGGGAATAAAGTGACTTGTTCCCGTGAATACTCAAATCCCACCTTTTTCACTTTCAACATATATCGAAATCGCAGTATTTCAAGGGACGCCAATTTCCCCAAAACCACAAGAGGAACAAATTCACACCCACCGCATTCGTCGAAGGTAAGGCATCTCAAATTGTTTAATGACGACGACGTGTTCATCCACTTGGGGCACAATGAGGCGCCACCGTAGCTATCGATCTTCAAAGATTCCAGATCTGGATTTGGCTGCAAGGCATTCAGTGTTTCTTCCTGCTTGAGACTGTCACTCACCGAATTCCAAAACCACAGCTTTAAAGAAACAAGGTGTTTCTTGTTCACCAATTTTGCTTGCTCCGCATCATCACTCTTGAAAGCGTCGCCATCCGGCCACCAGCTTATGCAAAGCTTGCCTTGAATCTGATCCATGTTCCTCAAATCACTAACCTTGAAGAAGCCATCGGTGGAGTGAATATTAACTTGATCCAGAGTCTGTAGACTCGTCAGCTTCGCAATTGATTTTGGCAACCTCAGATAACTCTTCTTAACATGGAGGTGCCGCAAGTTGGTCAGCTTTCCCATTGCCTCGGGCAACTCTTCAAGATCGAAGCAGCGTTCAAGTCTCAAGGTCTCCAAATTGATCAGATTACACAGACTGTCGGGTAATTTCTCCCAGTTGTTGTAGGACAAATCCAAATACCTCAAGCGCACCAACCCGCCAACCTCGCTTGGAAGTTGTTCCATATCGTTATTACTCAAATTTAAGGTCCTCAAACATTTTAATTGTAAAACAAACTCTGGGTTGAGACTCTCAAATTTACAATTAAAAGTTGCGAGGGTCCTTAGATTCTCGGAATGGTTAAGAGAAACGGGAAATGGATCTCTAGGTGCCGATGTAATGCTCAAGTGGCGAAACTTATTCCCTATTCGtaattctattttttttacacCCTGGGCCTCCAAAATGAAACAATCCCTCTGGCTTAAAATTTGGAGAAAATCGTGCACAATGTCATGCATTTGGCACACACTGATATTTCCTAATGTATCTTTCTTGAAATTCTGGAAAAAAGATCGCATCACCAAATTATCGAAATATGATTCTCCAATATCCATCTTTCCTTTGTTCCCAGTTGAACAAATATAACCTTGGGACATCCACAACTCGATCAAATTATATTTGTCAATTATATGATCTTTTGGGAAAATAACACAATATAAGAGACAACGTTTGATCTCTGCAGTTAAATCATAATAACTTAACAACAGTGGTTGAAAAACTTGCTTCTCAACTACATCCAACTCCCATATCTTATTACTTAAAACATCCCGCcattctttctttgttttcttataGCACATGACACCACCTAATGTCTTGGCAACAAGAGGCAACCCTTTGGACTTCTTTACAATTTCTCTACCAATAGGTTCTAAAGGTTTACGCTCATCTTGGTTTATATTGGTAAAGGTAAATTTAGCGAACAATAACCAACAATTCTCATCACTCAACACCGTCAAATTGATTGTGTGATTGGGTGCTCCCATCATCCTAGCAACTTCCTCTTTTCGTGTAGTGACTATTATTTTACTACCTACAGCACCATTCTGTAACGGTAGCTTTAATTTTTCCCACTTCCCATACTCCTGGTTCCAAACATCATCTAAGACGAGGAGAATCTTTTTCCCCTCAATAGACTTGTGCAAGCTTTGGACGAAAGCTTCCAAGTCATTCGAAATGGAATTGACACTTCCATCAAGCTTCCCAATGATGTCTTTGGCTATGTTAAGCTCATCAAATGGCTCTGACACACAAACCCATATTCTTTTTGTGAACTTGGCTTTAACCCTATCATCCTTAAAGGCTAATTGGGCAAGAGTTGTTTTCCCGATCCCACCCATCCCTACAATAGGGATGACAATGGGGCAGTTCCCTTCAAGATTATCCTCACTTAACAACTTACCCACCAATAATTCCTTTTCATCTACCCGACCAAATGTTTCATCAACAAAAGAAGTAGTCTTTTGCCGCTCAACATGCATTGTAACATTTGTTGTGTACTGAAAGTTATAAGCTTGCCTCCTATTAGCAATTGTTGCTAACCTTTCATTGAGATTTTTAATCTTCGTACCAATGTCATGACGATTAATAACTCGACTAACATGGCTGGAAGAAAAGAAAGCAGCAGGAATGCAT contains:
- the LOC126797083 gene encoding putative disease resistance protein RGA4, with the translated sequence MGKAFYDTTIPTPSLYLFLTPLLANLFPPQILKPVMAEALVSVLIEQLASIIHQQVVQQVKLVVNVEKEVANLRDNFRAIAAVLKDAEERQLKEASVKVWLDDLKDVSSEMEDVLDDWNTEILKLQIEKQENEVGNVVDMTKKKVCLCIPAAFFSSSHVSRVINRHDIGTKIKNLNERLATIANRRQAYNFQYTTNVTMHVERQKTTSFVDETFGRVDEKELLVGKLLSEDNLEGNCPIVIPIVGMGGIGKTTLAQLAFKDDRVKAKFTKRIWVCVSEPFDELNIAKDIIGKLDGSVNSISNDLEAFVQSLHKSIEGKKILLVLDDVWNQEYGKWEKLKLPLQNGAVGSKIIVTTRKEEVARMMGAPNHTINLTVLSDENCWLLFAKFTFTNINQDERKPLEPIGREIVKKSKGLPLVAKTLGGVMCYKKTKKEWRDVLSNKIWELDVVEKQVFQPLLLSYYDLTAEIKRCLLYCVIFPKDHIIDKYNLIELWMSQGYICSTGNKGKMDIGESYFDNLVMRSFFQNFKKDTLGNISVCQMHDIVHDFLQILSQRDCFILEAQGVKKIELRIGNKFRHLSITSAPRDPFPVSLNHSENLRTLATFNCKFESLNPEFVLQLKCLRTLNLSNNDMEQLPSEVGGLVRLRYLDLSYNNWEKLPDSLCNLINLETLRLERCFDLEELPEAMGKLTNLRHLHVKKSYLRLPKSIAKLTSLQTLDQVNIHSTDGFFKVSDLRNMDQIQGKLCISWWPDGDAFKSDDAEQAKLVNKKHLVSLKLWFWNSVSDSLKQEETLNALQPNPDLESLKIDSYGGASLCPKWMNTSSSLNNLRCLTFDECGGCEFVPLVVLGKLASLEILRFRYMLKVKKVGFEYSREQVTLFPNLKHLEFIGLLEWEEWEGMAAGLSEDSLAAGIKVMPCLSTLHIEDCYELKTLPDFLRRTPLQNLRIIDSPILSDSLENRGGTEWANISHIPNIQIVQNDWKFLQKDGVRIQQE